A DNA window from Phragmites australis chromosome 11, lpPhrAust1.1, whole genome shotgun sequence contains the following coding sequences:
- the LOC133884731 gene encoding tRNA(His) guanylyltransferase 1-like isoform X2 has protein sequence MANSEYEYVKREFEFDRRLPPSNWIVVRIDGCHFHRFSKIHAFEKPNDENALRLMNACATAMLEKFPDIVFAYGVSDEYSFVFREETEFYHRRESKILSLCVSYFTSMYVMKWKDFFPNKELKEPPYFDARAVCYPNLKTIRDYLAWRQVDCHINNQYNTCFWMLVKSGKGEQEAQLALKGTYSKDKNELLAQQFQINYDDEPAMFRKGSSVYRERVETKVKTDDYGNPIKRTQLKVTVAHVDIIGSDFWENHQHILREGKFRHEYVKKSDINRMLPPCNWIVVRINACQFDQFSRIHSFDKPNDETALRLMNASASMMMERYPDMVFCYGFSNEFSLILSSCSSYFTSLYMTKWKEVFPHKELMQPPCFEAEALCCPKLKILCEYLSWRQAECHSGNQYNTCFWMLVKSGKSEKEAHEILKGTLSKDKNELLFQQFQMNYNNEPAIFRKGSCIYRQKMKELAEVEGSENGTRREQWDVTVDHLDMGPEFWRRHPWITNSIHV, from the exons ATGGCCAACAGCGAGTACGAGTACGTGAAGAGGGAGTTCGAGTTtgaccgccgcctcccgccCTCCAACTGGATCGTCGTCCGTATCGACGGCTGCCACTTCCACAG ATTCTCGAAGATACATGCCTTTGAGAAACCGAATGATGAGAATGCTCTAAGATTGATGAATGCTTGTGCCACTGCTATGCTTGAGAAATTCCCTGACATAGTCTTTGCTTATGGTGTTAGTGATGAGTACAG TTTCGTTTTCAGAGAGGAAACCGAATTCTACCACAGGCGAGAAAG CAAAATTCTCTCTTTATGCGTTTCCTACTTCACTTCCATGTACGTGATGAAGTGGAAAGATTTCTTTCCTAACAAAGAGTTGAAGGAGCCACCATATTTTGATGCGCGAGCTGTATGTTATCCAAATTTGAAAACTATTCGTGATTATTTGGCATGGAGGCAAGTGGACT GTCATATAAATAATCAGTACAATACCTGCTTCTGGATGTTGGTGAAATCTGGAAAAGGTGAACAAGAGGCTCAACTAGCGTTGAAG GGAACATATTCAAAGGACAAGAATGAGTTGCTTGCTCAACAATTCCAAATCAACTATGATGATGAACCGGCTATGTTCCGCAAAGGGTCCAGTGTTTACCGAGAGAGG GTAGAAACAAAGGTGAAGACGGATGACTATGGGAATCCAATAAAAAGAACACAATTGAAAGTTACAGTGGCACATGTTGACATCATAGGGTCTGACTTTTGGGAAAACCATCAACACATTCTTCGAGAAG GAAAATTTAGGCATGAGTATGTGAAGAAGTCTGACATCAACCGCATGCTTCCACCTTGTAATTGGATTGTTGTTCGCATCAACGCCTGCCAATTTGATCA ATTCTCAAGGATTCATTCATTTGACAAGCCAAATGATGAGACTGCTCTAAGGCTAATGAATGCATCTGCTTCTATGATGATGGAGCGATACCCTGACATGGTCTTTTGCTATGGTTTTAGCAACGAATTTAG CTTaattctttcttcttgttcttcatattTCACTTCTCTTTACATGACGAAATGGAAAGAGGTCTTCCCCCATAAGGAATTAATGCAGCCACCATGCTTTGAGGCAGAAGCTCTGTGTTGCCCAAAACTAAAGATCCTATGTGAATACTTGTCATGGAGGCAAGCAGAAT GTCACAGTGGCAATCAATACAATACATGCTTTTGGATGTTAGTGAAATCTGGAAAAAGTGAAAAGGAAGCTCATGAGATACTGAAG GGAACATTATCAAAAGACAAGAACGAGTTGCTTTTTCAGCAATTTCAGATGAACTACAACAATGAACCTGCTATATTCCGAAAGGGTTCGTGTATTTACCGGCAAAAG ATGAAAGAACTTGCGGAGGTGGAGGGCAGCGAGAATGGCACAAGAAGAGAACAGTGGGATGTGACAGTGGACCACCTTGACATGGGACCCGAGTTCTGGCGAAGGCATCCTTGGATAACGAATAGTATACATGTTTAG
- the LOC133884731 gene encoding tRNA(His) guanylyltransferase 2-like isoform X1 — protein sequence MANSEYEYVKREFEFDRRLPPSNWIVVRIDGCHFHRFSKIHAFEKPNDENALRLMNACATAMLEKFPDIVFAYGVSDEYSFVFREETEFYHRRESKILSLCVSYFTSMYVMKWKDFFPNKELKEPPYFDARAVCYPNLKTIRDYLAWRQVDCHINNQYNTCFWMLVKSGKGEQEAQLALKGTYSKDKNELLAQQFQINYDDEPAMFRKGSSVYRERVETKVKTDDYGNPIKRTQLKVTVAHVDIIGSDFWENHQHILREGKFRHEYVKKSDINRMLPPCNWIVVRINACQFDQFSRIHSFDKPNDETALRLMNASASMMMERYPDMVFCYGFSNEFSFVFHEKTELYQRQESLILSSCSSYFTSLYMTKWKEVFPHKELMQPPCFEAEALCCPKLKILCEYLSWRQAECHSGNQYNTCFWMLVKSGKSEKEAHEILKGTLSKDKNELLFQQFQMNYNNEPAIFRKGSCIYRQKMKELAEVEGSENGTRREQWDVTVDHLDMGPEFWRRHPWITNSIHV from the exons ATGGCCAACAGCGAGTACGAGTACGTGAAGAGGGAGTTCGAGTTtgaccgccgcctcccgccCTCCAACTGGATCGTCGTCCGTATCGACGGCTGCCACTTCCACAG ATTCTCGAAGATACATGCCTTTGAGAAACCGAATGATGAGAATGCTCTAAGATTGATGAATGCTTGTGCCACTGCTATGCTTGAGAAATTCCCTGACATAGTCTTTGCTTATGGTGTTAGTGATGAGTACAG TTTCGTTTTCAGAGAGGAAACCGAATTCTACCACAGGCGAGAAAG CAAAATTCTCTCTTTATGCGTTTCCTACTTCACTTCCATGTACGTGATGAAGTGGAAAGATTTCTTTCCTAACAAAGAGTTGAAGGAGCCACCATATTTTGATGCGCGAGCTGTATGTTATCCAAATTTGAAAACTATTCGTGATTATTTGGCATGGAGGCAAGTGGACT GTCATATAAATAATCAGTACAATACCTGCTTCTGGATGTTGGTGAAATCTGGAAAAGGTGAACAAGAGGCTCAACTAGCGTTGAAG GGAACATATTCAAAGGACAAGAATGAGTTGCTTGCTCAACAATTCCAAATCAACTATGATGATGAACCGGCTATGTTCCGCAAAGGGTCCAGTGTTTACCGAGAGAGG GTAGAAACAAAGGTGAAGACGGATGACTATGGGAATCCAATAAAAAGAACACAATTGAAAGTTACAGTGGCACATGTTGACATCATAGGGTCTGACTTTTGGGAAAACCATCAACACATTCTTCGAGAAG GAAAATTTAGGCATGAGTATGTGAAGAAGTCTGACATCAACCGCATGCTTCCACCTTGTAATTGGATTGTTGTTCGCATCAACGCCTGCCAATTTGATCA ATTCTCAAGGATTCATTCATTTGACAAGCCAAATGATGAGACTGCTCTAAGGCTAATGAATGCATCTGCTTCTATGATGATGGAGCGATACCCTGACATGGTCTTTTGCTATGGTTTTAGCAACGAATTTAG CTTTGTGTTCCATGAGAAGACTGAATTATATCAGAGACAGGAGAG CTTaattctttcttcttgttcttcatattTCACTTCTCTTTACATGACGAAATGGAAAGAGGTCTTCCCCCATAAGGAATTAATGCAGCCACCATGCTTTGAGGCAGAAGCTCTGTGTTGCCCAAAACTAAAGATCCTATGTGAATACTTGTCATGGAGGCAAGCAGAAT GTCACAGTGGCAATCAATACAATACATGCTTTTGGATGTTAGTGAAATCTGGAAAAAGTGAAAAGGAAGCTCATGAGATACTGAAG GGAACATTATCAAAAGACAAGAACGAGTTGCTTTTTCAGCAATTTCAGATGAACTACAACAATGAACCTGCTATATTCCGAAAGGGTTCGTGTATTTACCGGCAAAAG ATGAAAGAACTTGCGGAGGTGGAGGGCAGCGAGAATGGCACAAGAAGAGAACAGTGGGATGTGACAGTGGACCACCTTGACATGGGACCCGAGTTCTGGCGAAGGCATCCTTGGATAACGAATAGTATACATGTTTAG
- the LOC133884733 gene encoding uncharacterized protein LOC133884733, producing the protein MGFMLRVRLASFFAGAAATAAGGGYFLYKDYKLAHDSVALQVKGLQDSTDAHCKALEKRLAALEGQQMTGVAPDVDTPSD; encoded by the exons ATGGGGTTCATGCTGCGGGTGAGGCTGGCCTCCTTCTTCGCCGGcgcggccgccaccgccgccggcggGGGCTACTTCCTCTACAAGGACTACAAGCTCGCCCACGACTCCGTGGCCCTCCAG GTAAAAGGTCTCCAGGACTCTACTGATGCTCACTGCAAAGCCCTTGAAAAGCGACTTGCAGCTTTGGAAGGTCAGCAAATGACTGGGGTTGCTCCGGATGTGGATACACCATCTGATTAG
- the LOC133884734 gene encoding protein PIGMENT DEFECTIVE 338, chloroplastic-like isoform X2 produces MPPPSLLSLLPAASISPQSRRAKHHKAPTASQLLCLRRAVAHSPLRASPSSSSAAADGGGGGSGVDELHLLEKPSPTVAEDAEAEEEPEPAPVLSTEEALAPFLKFFQVNSTDPDEDTASSAERRVESDAASAAAAAAARRDGVSAGGRGVRYYDPKPGDFVAGVVVRSDGRTLDVDVGAGGQPALMLPKEAVPVSGEEFRYLACDVASGRAGEFAAEGRVGVMVRQVGGGEGDGEPTGGRNGKEKGAPVVGVGTIVFAEVLGRTLGGRPLLSARRLFRRVAWHRVRQIKQLNVPIKVKIFEWNAGGLLSRIEGLRAFLPKPEMMTRPRNFIDLKNKVGQEMHVCITRIDEGTNELIISEKEAWAVTYLREGTLLQGTVRKLFPYGAQIRIGETNRGKNCQFFDELLSVPGFEPFHVSFLVHPNTNLADYSSMKITITS; encoded by the exons ATGCCGCcgccctccctcctctctctcctccccgcCGCGTCCATCTCCCCGCAAAGCCGCCGAGCCAAGCACCACAAGGCCCCCACCGCGAGCCAGCTCCTCTGCCTCCGAAGAGCAGTAGCCCACTCGCCGCTCCGCGCCtcaccgtcctcctcctctgccgctgccgacggcggcggcggagggagcGGGGTCGACGAGCTCCACCTCCTCGAGAAGCCGTCCCCGACCGTCGCGGAGGAtgccgaggccgaggaggagcccgagcccGCTCCGGTGCTGTCCACGGAGGAAGCGCTCGCTCCCTTCCTCAAGTTCTTCCAGGTGAATAGCACCGACCCCGACGAGGACACGGCCTCCTCCGCCGAGAGGCGCGTGGAGAGCGacgcggcgtcggcggcggcggcggcggcggcgaggagagaTGGAGTGTCCGCCGGCGGGCGTGGGGTCAGGTACTACGACCCCAAGCCCGGAGACTTCGTCGCTGGCGTCGTGGTCCGAAGCGACGGGAGGACGCTCGACGTCGACGTCGGTGCGGGCGGACAGCCGGCGCTGATGCTGCCCAAGGAGGCGGTGCCGGTGTCCGGGGAGGAGTTCAGGTACCTCGCGTGCGACGTCGCTTCGGGGCGTGCGGGGGAGTTCGCCGCGGAAGGTCGGGTGGGCGTCATGGTCCGGCaggtcggcggcggcgagggggatGGGGAGCCGACGGGTGGGAGGAACGGGAAGGAGAAAGGGGCGCCGGTGGTGGGCGTCGGCACGATCGTGTTCGCTGAGGTGCTTGGTCGAACACTTGGCGGGCGGCCGTTGCTGTCGGCGCGCAGGCTGTTCCGGCGCGTCGCGTGGCACAGAGTCAGGCAG ATAAAACAGCTAAATGTACCCATCAAGGTTAAAATTTTCGAGTGGAATGCTGGTGGCTTGCTCTCTAGAATTGAG GGGCTCCGGGCATTCCTCCCTAAGCCTGAGATGATGACTAGACCAAGAAATTTCATAGATCTGAAGAATAAA GTTGGTCAAGAAATGCATGTCTGCATTACAAGGATTGATGAAGGGAccaatgaattgataattagtGAAAAAGAAGCATGG GCGGTGACGTACCTTAGAGAAGGGACTCTCTTGCAAGGGACAGTCCGCAAGTTATTTCCATATGGTGCACAAATTAGGATTGGCGAGACTAACAGAGG